One window of Flavobacterium ammonificans genomic DNA carries:
- a CDS encoding ABC transporter permease, protein MLVYLRLLKESFGFALNALRNNKLRTLLSLLGVTIGIFSIIAVLAAVDSLDRKIKKDLSSLDKNTIYLMRFSFGPSEIPQWKREQFPNVKYDEYEYLKSSLNDLNQMAFQFFVNRETIKYQSATVSDINVVPVSHEFIEIEGLEFDEGRFYNESESNSGSAVIVLGNEIASGLFEGASPIGKNVRLYGQRFTVIGVLKKQGAGIFGDSNDTSVFIPVNFLRRMYGDNNDALTPVILIKPEKGVDMDAFKAELTQKLRNYRGMKTDEIDNFFINVLSGFTDLIDGIVGQMNVVGWIISGFSLLVGGFGIANIMFVSVKERTNLIGIQKSLGAKNRFILFQFLFEAVILSVIGGVVGLFLVWIISIVLSKAMDFEFVLSMGNVILGTSLAAIIGLISGIMPAITASKLDPVEAIRTGM, encoded by the coding sequence ATGTTAGTATATCTTCGTTTATTAAAAGAGAGTTTTGGGTTTGCATTGAATGCTTTACGCAATAATAAACTCAGGACCTTACTTTCTTTACTGGGGGTTACTATTGGAATATTTTCTATTATAGCAGTGTTAGCTGCGGTAGATTCTTTGGATAGAAAAATTAAAAAAGACCTGAGTAGTTTAGATAAAAACACCATTTATTTAATGCGCTTTTCTTTTGGACCCTCTGAAATTCCTCAATGGAAAAGAGAACAATTCCCAAATGTAAAGTATGATGAATACGAATATTTAAAAAGTTCATTAAATGATCTCAATCAAATGGCTTTTCAATTTTTTGTTAATAGAGAAACAATAAAATACCAGTCGGCTACAGTGAGCGATATTAATGTAGTTCCTGTTTCTCACGAATTTATAGAAATTGAGGGATTAGAATTTGATGAAGGGCGTTTTTACAATGAATCCGAGTCCAATTCAGGTTCAGCGGTCATCGTTTTAGGAAATGAAATTGCATCGGGTCTTTTTGAAGGGGCTAGTCCTATTGGCAAAAATGTTAGACTTTATGGACAACGATTTACGGTAATTGGAGTGTTAAAAAAACAGGGCGCTGGAATTTTTGGGGATAGTAATGACACTTCTGTATTTATTCCAGTTAATTTTTTAAGAAGAATGTATGGTGATAATAACGATGCTTTAACTCCGGTAATTTTAATAAAGCCTGAAAAAGGAGTCGATATGGATGCTTTTAAAGCAGAACTTACCCAGAAGTTACGTAATTATCGCGGTATGAAAACCGATGAAATAGACAATTTCTTTATCAATGTTTTGTCTGGTTTTACCGATTTAATTGATGGAATTGTTGGGCAAATGAATGTAGTCGGTTGGATTATCAGCGGATTCTCATTATTGGTAGGAGGATTTGGTATTGCTAATATCATGTTTGTTTCGGTAAAAGAGAGAACCAATTTGATTGGAATACAAAAATCTTTGGGGGCTAAAAATCGATTTATTTTATTTCAATTTTTATTTGAGGCGGTAATTCTTTCAGTAATTGGAGGTGTAGTGGGATTGTTTTTAGTTTGGATTATATCTATAGTGCTAAGTAAAGCTATGGATTTTGAATTTGTGTTAAGCATGGGTAATGTAATTTTAGGGACAAGCTTAGCAGCTATAATTGGTTTGATTTCTGGAATTATGCCTGCAATTACAGCATCTAAATTAGATCCCGTAGAAGCCATTAGAACTGGAATGTAG